One Arthrobacter sp. StoSoilB19 DNA window includes the following coding sequences:
- the mca gene encoding mycothiol conjugate amidase Mca encodes MTASSNSQVPLRLLAVHAHPDDESSKGAATMAMYAAAGVDVLVATCTDGSRGDIQNPAVEDEPHPKRDMAGARRLEMQQAAAILGIRQRWLGFVDSGLPEGDPLPPLPTGSFATLPLHQAAAPLVRLVRSFKPHVILSYDENGGYPHPDHIMAHRVAVEAFEAAGDPERYPEAGEPWEPGKLYYDRAFSPERFRALHFALEEAGLQSPYAERLAAWLESDAEGHTPPPAAHPTTTQIDCGDFFEVRDDALRAHRTQVDPLGFFFAVSPDMQRRVWPWEDYSLIHSRVPSELPEKDLFAGLR; translated from the coding sequence ATGACAGCGTCCAGCAACTCCCAGGTGCCGCTGCGGCTGCTCGCGGTCCACGCCCACCCGGATGACGAATCAAGCAAGGGTGCTGCGACCATGGCCATGTATGCGGCTGCCGGTGTGGACGTGCTGGTGGCAACCTGCACCGACGGTTCCCGCGGCGACATCCAAAACCCTGCGGTGGAAGACGAACCCCACCCCAAGCGGGATATGGCCGGTGCCCGGAGGCTGGAGATGCAGCAGGCTGCCGCCATCCTCGGGATCCGCCAGCGGTGGCTTGGATTTGTGGACTCCGGCCTTCCCGAAGGCGACCCGCTGCCGCCGCTCCCCACCGGATCGTTCGCCACCCTGCCCCTGCACCAGGCCGCGGCGCCCCTGGTGCGGCTGGTGCGTTCCTTCAAGCCGCACGTCATCCTCAGCTATGACGAGAACGGCGGCTACCCGCACCCGGACCACATCATGGCGCACAGGGTGGCCGTGGAAGCCTTCGAGGCCGCAGGCGATCCCGAACGCTATCCGGAGGCGGGGGAGCCATGGGAGCCAGGCAAGCTCTATTACGACCGCGCCTTCAGCCCTGAGCGGTTCCGGGCGCTGCACTTTGCGCTGGAGGAGGCAGGGCTGCAGTCACCGTACGCCGAGCGCCTTGCCGCCTGGCTGGAGTCCGACGCCGAGGGGCACACCCCGCCGCCGGCCGCGCACCCCACCACCACCCAGATTGACTGCGGGGACTTTTTCGAAGTCCGCGACGATGCGCTGCGCGCGCACCGGACGCAGGTGGACCCGCTGGGGTTCTTCTTCGCCGTTTCGCCCGACATGCAGCGCCGGGTTTGGCCGTGGGAGGACTATTCGCTGATCCATTCCAGGGTGCCCTCCGAGCTCCCCGAGAAGGACCTGTTCGCCGGGCTAAGATAG
- a CDS encoding NUDIX domain-containing protein has product MPAPEYVLKLREKIGNDPIWVPGVRGVVVDDAGRILLAQRADNGQWALVSGMLDPGEQPARGLIREIFEETAVVAEAERVVSVGAVGPVTYPNGDICEFLDVVFLCRYVSGEAKVNDDESLAVGWFSMDDLPELMPGHLTSIRQALAPSGAVHFEP; this is encoded by the coding sequence ATGCCTGCACCTGAATACGTCCTGAAGCTGCGCGAGAAGATCGGCAACGACCCCATCTGGGTCCCCGGGGTGCGGGGTGTCGTGGTGGACGATGCGGGCCGTATCCTGCTGGCCCAGCGGGCAGACAACGGGCAGTGGGCGCTGGTGAGCGGCATGCTGGACCCGGGGGAGCAGCCTGCACGGGGGCTCATCCGGGAGATCTTCGAGGAAACAGCTGTGGTGGCCGAAGCGGAACGTGTGGTGTCCGTGGGCGCGGTGGGGCCGGTTACCTATCCCAACGGTGACATCTGCGAGTTCCTGGACGTGGTGTTCCTGTGCCGTTACGTCTCCGGCGAAGCCAAGGTCAATGACGACGAATCCCTGGCTGTTGGCTGGTTCAGCATGGACGACCTTCCCGAACTCATGCCCGGCCACCTCACCAGCATCCGCCAGGCACTGGCGCCCTCCGGAGCCGTCCACTTCGAGCCCTGA
- a CDS encoding hemolysin III family protein, which produces MDDAAVRLAELLMIKPKWRGWIHTVTAPLALAAGIILVVIAPTTDRRITSAIYAATGVLLFGVSAVYHRGNWSPRVKLVLKRLDHTNIMLVIAGTYTPLAWTLLERQQAVILLWVIWSGAILGVLFRLLWTEAPRWLYVPIYIALGCGALFYLPQFFQASIPAAVLICVGGVLYIAGAIFYALKKPNFSYHHFGFHELFHAFTVLAFAAHFAAIAMAVLD; this is translated from the coding sequence ATGGATGACGCCGCCGTCCGCCTCGCGGAACTACTGATGATCAAGCCCAAGTGGCGGGGGTGGATCCACACGGTCACGGCCCCGCTCGCCCTTGCCGCCGGGATTATCCTGGTTGTCATTGCCCCCACCACGGACCGCCGGATCACGTCCGCCATCTACGCCGCCACAGGTGTTTTGCTCTTCGGCGTCAGCGCCGTCTACCACCGCGGCAACTGGTCCCCGCGCGTCAAGCTCGTTTTGAAGCGGCTCGACCACACCAACATCATGCTGGTGATCGCCGGCACCTATACGCCGCTGGCATGGACTCTCCTGGAACGCCAGCAGGCGGTGATCCTCCTGTGGGTCATCTGGTCCGGAGCCATCCTCGGCGTGCTGTTCCGGTTGCTGTGGACTGAAGCCCCCCGCTGGCTCTACGTGCCCATCTACATCGCACTGGGCTGCGGCGCGCTGTTCTACCTGCCGCAGTTCTTCCAGGCAAGCATCCCGGCGGCCGTGCTGATCTGCGTGGGCGGCGTCCTCTATATCGCGGGCGCAATTTTCTACGCGCTGAAGAAGCCCAATTTCAGCTACCACCACTTCGGCTTCCACGAACTATTCCATGCGTTCACCGTGCTCGCCTTCGCGGCACACTTCGCGGCGATCGCCATGGCAGTCCTCGACTAG
- a CDS encoding PhoH family protein, with protein MATSEQLPEVLFGLGGKATSRAERATSETGAATDAAAGFAVSGREADIHTFVIDTSVLLSDPRALLRFAEHEVVVPVVVITELEAKRHDPELGYFARKALRLLDDLRVKHGGLNQPLPIGDEGGTLMVELNHISSEVLPLGFRSGDNDSRILAVAKNLANEGRNVTVVSKDLPMRVKASAMGLTADEYRNELVKDSGWTGVAEIEADEQEISTLYGHEPVFIPAAAELPVNTGLVLLSNRGSALGRVGADKQVRLVKGDRDVFGLHGRSAEQRLAIDMLMDPAVGIVSIGGRAGTGKSALALCAGLEAVLERREHRKVIVFRPLYAVGGQELGYLPGSESEKMNPWAQAVFDTLGALVSQEVVEEVMDRGMLEVMPLTHIRGRSLHDAFVIVDEAQSLEKNVLLTVMSRIGQNSKIVLTHDVAQRDNLRVGRHDGIAAVVETLKGHPLFGHVTLTRSERSPIAALVTELLEG; from the coding sequence GTGGCTACTTCTGAACAACTGCCCGAGGTCCTGTTTGGACTGGGTGGAAAAGCTACCTCTCGCGCCGAGCGAGCTACCTCTGAAACCGGCGCAGCAACTGATGCTGCGGCCGGTTTTGCTGTCTCCGGAAGGGAAGCCGACATCCACACCTTCGTCATCGACACCTCCGTCCTCCTCTCGGATCCGCGCGCACTCCTGCGGTTTGCCGAGCATGAGGTAGTGGTTCCCGTCGTGGTCATCACCGAACTCGAGGCCAAACGGCATGACCCCGAACTCGGCTACTTCGCACGGAAAGCCCTGCGGCTCCTGGACGACCTCCGGGTCAAGCACGGCGGCCTGAACCAGCCCCTTCCCATCGGCGACGAGGGCGGGACCCTGATGGTGGAACTCAACCACATCTCGTCCGAGGTGCTGCCGTTGGGCTTCCGCAGCGGGGACAACGACAGCCGCATCCTCGCCGTCGCCAAAAACCTTGCCAACGAAGGACGCAACGTTACCGTCGTGTCCAAAGACCTGCCCATGCGGGTCAAGGCGTCCGCCATGGGACTTACCGCCGACGAGTACCGCAACGAACTGGTCAAGGACTCCGGTTGGACGGGTGTTGCCGAAATCGAAGCGGACGAACAGGAGATTTCCACCCTGTACGGCCACGAGCCCGTCTTCATCCCCGCGGCCGCCGAGCTGCCCGTCAACACCGGGCTGGTCCTGCTGTCCAACCGCGGCTCCGCGCTCGGCCGGGTGGGCGCCGACAAGCAGGTGCGCCTGGTCAAGGGCGACCGCGACGTGTTCGGCCTCCACGGCCGGTCCGCCGAGCAGAGGCTGGCCATCGACATGCTGATGGATCCCGCCGTAGGCATCGTTTCCATTGGTGGCCGCGCCGGCACCGGCAAGTCTGCCCTTGCCCTCTGCGCCGGCCTCGAGGCGGTGCTGGAACGCCGCGAACACCGCAAAGTGATCGTCTTCCGGCCCCTTTACGCGGTTGGCGGACAGGAACTGGGCTACCTGCCAGGTTCGGAGTCCGAGAAAATGAACCCCTGGGCGCAGGCCGTGTTCGACACCCTCGGGGCCTTGGTCAGCCAGGAAGTAGTGGAGGAGGTCATGGACCGCGGCATGCTCGAGGTCATGCCCCTCACCCACATCCGCGGACGTTCCCTGCATGACGCCTTCGTGATCGTCGACGAAGCACAGTCCCTGGAAAAGAACGTGCTCCTGACGGTCATGAGCCGCATCGGCCAGAACTCCAAGATCGTCCTCACCCACGACGTCGCCCAGCGGGACAACCTGCGGGTCGGCCGCCACGACGGAATCGCCGCCGTCGTCGAAACCCTGAAAGGACACCCCCTCTTCGGCCACGTCACCCTGACCCGCTCCGAACGCTCGCCCATCGCCGCCCTGGTCACCGAACTTCTGGAAGGTTAG
- a CDS encoding GNAT family protein: MTTLGSIWPLFDLTLSTPRLELRPLTDQDIPAAVAAARGGIHDAGRNPFSTPWTELPDEELGPNMARWYWRCRAECTPESWTLLLGIWHEGQFAGCQDVGAKDFAALRTVTTGSWLKQSVQGRGLGKEMRAAVVLWAFDRLGAEVAESEAAIWNSASLGVSRSLGYELNGTTRKAWGPKIETLQHVRVTPETFKRPDWELKVEGHEAVAKFLKVT; encoded by the coding sequence ATGACTACCCTGGGCTCCATCTGGCCGCTGTTCGACCTCACGCTGTCCACGCCGCGGCTGGAGCTGCGCCCCCTCACCGACCAGGACATCCCCGCGGCCGTGGCGGCGGCCCGGGGCGGAATCCATGACGCCGGCAGGAACCCCTTCAGCACTCCCTGGACCGAGCTGCCCGACGAGGAGTTGGGCCCCAACATGGCCCGCTGGTACTGGCGCTGCCGGGCCGAATGCACGCCCGAAAGCTGGACGCTGCTCCTCGGCATCTGGCACGAAGGCCAGTTCGCCGGCTGCCAGGACGTTGGAGCCAAGGACTTCGCGGCCCTCAGGACAGTCACCACCGGATCCTGGCTCAAGCAGTCCGTTCAAGGCCGCGGCCTGGGCAAGGAGATGCGTGCCGCCGTTGTCCTTTGGGCCTTTGACCGGCTGGGGGCAGAAGTCGCCGAATCCGAGGCAGCCATCTGGAACAGCGCCTCCCTGGGCGTGTCCCGCTCCCTCGGCTACGAACTCAACGGCACCACCCGCAAAGCCTGGGGCCCCAAAATCGAAACACTCCAGCACGTCCGCGTCACCCCGGAGACCTTCAAGCGCCCCGACTGGGAGCTGAAGGTAGAGGGCCACGAGGCTGTGGCCAAGTTCCTCAAGGTCACCTGA
- a CDS encoding A24 family peptidase, with protein MIGRLGELWQHTPLAFWLVLAACLYFAVMAVRLTIIDVRHHLLPNRIVFPSYAVAGALLLAAAAVAWAGPMPTAGNTGGILAIPALRVVAGAAILWLFYFVLRFIYPPGMGFGDVKLAGVLGMYLGYLSWGHLFAGTFLAFLLGGLWSLALLAARRGTLKSAIPFGPFMLAGAAAAMLLPA; from the coding sequence GTGATCGGACGACTCGGCGAACTCTGGCAGCACACCCCGCTGGCCTTCTGGCTGGTACTGGCGGCCTGCCTTTACTTTGCGGTGATGGCGGTCCGGCTCACCATTATCGACGTCCGGCACCACCTCCTGCCCAACAGGATCGTCTTCCCGTCCTATGCGGTGGCCGGTGCGCTCCTCCTGGCGGCGGCCGCGGTTGCCTGGGCCGGTCCCATGCCGACTGCAGGGAACACCGGCGGGATCCTGGCCATCCCTGCCCTCCGCGTTGTGGCCGGCGCCGCGATCCTGTGGCTGTTCTATTTTGTCCTCCGGTTCATCTATCCGCCGGGGATGGGGTTTGGCGACGTCAAGCTGGCGGGAGTGCTGGGAATGTACCTTGGCTACCTCAGCTGGGGCCATCTGTTCGCGGGCACGTTCCTGGCGTTCCTGCTGGGCGGCTTGTGGTCACTGGCCCTGCTGGCGGCCCGGCGGGGCACCCTGAAGTCCGCCATCCCGTTCGGCCCGTTCATGCTCGCCGGCGCCGCCGCCGCGATGCTGCTGCCCGCGTGA
- a CDS encoding isoprenyl transferase, with protein MELPGFLYGYYERRLLRDLPRDRIPRHIGVMVDGNRRWAKQFNAPTSQGHQAGADKIHEFLGWCQELGVKVVTLYMLSTDNMNRSSEELDLLMGIIANTLDRLDEDANISVHAMGAPELLPDYLAERLNKLTARTPVREKIHVNVAVGYGGRREIVDAVRELLHDAVAKGMDISKLADDLCVDDISRFLYTRGQPDPDLVIRTSGEQRLSGFLMWQSAYSEFYFCEALWPAFRKVDFLRALRDYAGRQRRFGT; from the coding sequence GTGGAGTTGCCCGGGTTCCTCTATGGCTATTACGAACGCCGGCTGCTTAGGGACCTTCCCCGCGACCGGATCCCCCGCCATATCGGCGTCATGGTGGACGGCAACCGCCGCTGGGCCAAGCAGTTCAACGCACCCACCAGCCAGGGCCACCAGGCCGGGGCGGACAAAATCCACGAATTCCTCGGCTGGTGCCAGGAACTCGGTGTAAAAGTGGTGACGCTCTACATGCTGTCCACGGACAACATGAACCGCTCCAGCGAGGAACTGGACCTCCTGATGGGCATTATCGCCAACACCCTGGACCGGCTGGACGAGGACGCCAACATCTCGGTACACGCCATGGGCGCACCTGAACTGCTCCCGGACTACCTGGCCGAGCGCCTTAACAAGCTCACCGCCAGGACACCCGTCCGGGAAAAAATCCATGTCAACGTGGCGGTGGGCTACGGGGGCCGGCGTGAAATCGTCGACGCCGTCAGGGAACTCCTGCACGACGCCGTCGCCAAGGGCATGGACATCTCCAAGCTTGCCGATGACCTGTGCGTTGATGACATCTCACGCTTCCTGTACACGCGCGGACAGCCGGATCCGGACCTGGTGATCAGGACGTCGGGGGAGCAGCGGCTATCCGGCTTCCTCATGTGGCAGAGCGCCTACAGCGAGTTCTACTTTTGCGAGGCCCTCTGGCCTGCTTTCCGCAAGGTGGATTTCCTGCGCGCCCTGCGCGACTACGCCGGCCGCCAGCGGCGCTTTGGCACCTGA